A stretch of Parvimonas micra DNA encodes these proteins:
- a CDS encoding nucleoside-triphosphatase, which yields MTNFKDLDFLVESLREVDNGRNHILITGNIKVGKSTLLNAFIEKYYKNSKIDGIMTELVITDKFRIELFRYGTEERFVIGEREKEMKFFDEIFLKKSYEFIENFKDNDILVFDEIGNKELHLKEYCKKLISLFENNRIFAVLKKGGNPVIENLDKLENFVIFDLDKFYE from the coding sequence ATGACAAATTTTAAAGATTTAGATTTTTTAGTTGAGAGTTTACGAGAAGTTGATAATGGTAGAAATCACATTTTGATAACTGGTAATATTAAAGTTGGGAAAAGTACACTTTTAAATGCTTTTATAGAAAAATATTACAAAAATTCTAAAATTGATGGAATTATGACTGAGCTTGTTATTACTGATAAATTTCGAATTGAACTTTTTAGATATGGAACAGAAGAAAGATTTGTTATTGGAGAAAGAGAAAAAGAAATGAAATTCTTTGACGAGATTTTCTTGAAAAAAAGTTATGAATTTATTGAAAATTTTAAAGATAATGATATTTTAGTTTTTGATGAGATAGGGAATAAAGAATTACATTTAAAAGAATACTGTAAAAAATTAATTTCTCTTTTTGAAAATAATAGAATTTTTGCAGTACTTAAGAAAGGTGGAAATCCAGTAATTGAAAATTTGGATAAATTAGAAAATTTTGTAATTTTTGATTTGGATAAGTTTTATGAATAG
- the tadA gene encoding tRNA adenosine(34) deaminase TadA has translation MNRDEYFMSLALKEAKKAYDKGEVPVGCVIVKDDKVIARGHNQVLSRKSGVYHAEIIAINKAGQKLGDFRLEDTELFVTLEPCCMCAGAIVNSRISRVIIGVMDVKRGFCGSIENVLDRQELNHRSIIKLGVLEQECLEILQDFFKNLRSEKKNK, from the coding sequence ATGAATAGAGATGAGTATTTTATGAGTCTTGCTTTGAAAGAGGCAAAAAAGGCTTATGATAAAGGAGAAGTACCGGTTGGTTGTGTAATTGTTAAAGATGATAAGGTAATAGCTAGGGGACATAATCAAGTTTTGAGTAGAAAAAGTGGAGTTTATCATGCAGAAATTATTGCTATCAATAAAGCGGGACAAAAACTGGGCGATTTTAGACTTGAAGATACTGAACTCTTTGTAACTCTTGAACCTTGTTGCATGTGTGCAGGAGCTATTGTAAATAGTAGGATAAGTAGAGTAATTATTGGAGTAATGGATGTGAAAAGGGGTTTTTGTGGCTCAATCGAAAATGTATTAGATAGGCAGGAACTTAATCATAGGTCAATTATAAAGCTAGGAGTATTGGAACAAGAATGTTTAGAAATTTTGCAAGATTTTTTTAAAAATTTAAGGAGTGAAAAGAAAAATAAATGA
- a CDS encoding DNA/RNA non-specific endonuclease codes for MNNKIRIDKKNIKIFGTLLLIIIALFIAFFTYRYVENKNTSNTNIVGLDINKLPEYNGKPYVVINNNEPNFDKSELVAESFEKYSELDSLKRCGVADSIIGQDLMPTSKRENISSVKPTGWKSVKYNGIDGGNLYNRCHLIGFQLAGENANKRNLITGTRYLNTKGMLPFENMIADYVKETNNHVRYRVTPIFVDKELVARGVQLEAISIEDNGKAIKFNVYCFNVQPDIEIDYKTGNSWKK; via the coding sequence ATGAATAATAAGATTAGAATTGATAAGAAAAATATTAAGATTTTTGGAACTTTATTACTTATTATTATTGCATTATTTATTGCTTTTTTTACATATAGGTATGTTGAAAATAAAAATACTAGTAATACTAATATCGTTGGACTTGATATAAACAAACTTCCAGAATATAATGGAAAGCCTTATGTGGTCATAAATAATAATGAGCCAAATTTTGATAAAAGTGAACTAGTTGCTGAATCTTTTGAAAAATATTCAGAACTTGATTCCTTAAAAAGATGTGGAGTTGCTGATTCAATAATTGGTCAAGACTTAATGCCAACTTCAAAAAGAGAGAATATTTCCTCAGTAAAGCCAACAGGATGGAAATCTGTTAAATATAACGGAATAGATGGTGGAAATTTATATAATCGTTGCCATTTGATAGGGTTTCAACTTGCAGGGGAAAATGCAAATAAAAGAAACTTAATAACAGGAACAAGATATTTGAATACAAAAGGAATGTTACCTTTTGAAAATATGATAGCTGATTATGTAAAGGAAACAAATAATCATGTAAGATATAGAGTAACTCCTATTTTTGTAGATAAAGAACTTGTAGCAAGAGGTGTTCAGCTAGAGGCCATTTCCATTGAAGATAATGGAAAGGCGATTAAATTTAATGTATATTGTTTTAATGTCCAACCCGATATTGAAATAGATTATAAGACAGGAAATTCTTGGAAAAAATAA
- a CDS encoding ABC transporter ATP-binding protein produces the protein MIQFKNVTKIFSKGVKAVDNISFTIDEGEIFGFLGPNGAGKSTSLKMLVGILEQTEGKITVNGVDTLENSIKVKEMISYVPDNPDIYTKMTGIKYLNFIADIYGIDEEVRKEKIEEYNKKLELGDAIYSTIDSYSHGMRQKLVLIGALITSPKVLILDEPMVGLDVKTSFNLKNILREFADAGNTVIFSTHVMEVAEKICDKLVIINKGKIAFCGSLSELKSADHSNEDLERIFLELTDDETI, from the coding sequence ATGATTCAGTTCAAAAATGTAACAAAAATTTTTTCTAAAGGAGTTAAAGCTGTTGATAATATCAGTTTTACTATTGATGAGGGAGAAATTTTTGGATTTCTAGGTCCTAATGGAGCGGGAAAGAGTACAAGTCTAAAAATGTTGGTTGGAATTTTAGAACAAACAGAAGGTAAAATTACAGTTAATGGAGTTGATACTCTTGAAAACTCTATAAAGGTAAAAGAAATGATTAGTTATGTTCCTGATAATCCAGATATTTATACAAAAATGACTGGAATAAAGTACTTGAATTTTATCGCTGATATTTATGGTATAGATGAAGAAGTCAGAAAAGAAAAAATTGAAGAGTATAATAAGAAATTAGAGTTAGGAGATGCAATTTACAGTACAATAGATAGTTATTCACATGGTATGCGTCAAAAATTAGTATTGATTGGAGCGTTGATTACTTCTCCTAAGGTTTTAATTCTTGATGAACCAATGGTTGGACTAGATGTTAAAACTTCTTTTAATTTAAAAAACATTTTAAGAGAGTTTGCTGATGCTGGAAATACTGTAATATTTTCAACACATGTTATGGAAGTTGCAGAAAAAATTTGTGATAAATTAGTTATTATTAACAAAGGAAAAATTGCATTTTGTGGAAGTTTATCAGAATTGAAATCTGCAGATCATTCTAATGAAGATTTGGAAAGAATATTCTTGGAGTTGACTGACGATGAAACAATCTAA
- a CDS encoding nicotinate phosphoribosyltransferase, with the protein MNRNFSKFNISILSDFYEYTMAQGYFNENLDNKVTYFDIFYRKNPDSASYAIFAGLEHLTEILNSMKFNDEDIEYFKSLNTFDDKFLNFLKNFKFECDIWSVPEGSVIFPYEPIMTVRGPAVQAQLIETIALLIINHESLIATKSNRIKRAAKGRAVMEFGARRAQGIDASVYGAKASYIAGVDGTSNVLTGKLFDIPVLGTMAHSWVQMFDTELEAFKAFAKSFPNNCVLLVDTYNTLQSGIPNAIKTFDEILKPMGIRPKGIRLDSGDLAYLSKQARKMLDDAGYEDAQIVVSNSLDEYTIRDLLHQGAQIDSFGIGERLITSKTHPVFGGVYKLVAIEEDGKIIPKIKVSENVDKITTPGVKNLYRIYDKKTKKAEADLITLFDEKIDESKPISIFHPIYTWKTTTYEDYILRPMLKQIFKNGELIYKLPDIKEIREYCASEIESLWDEFKRFDNPHIYKVDLSKDLWELKNNLLKETIRISKKAKKQSE; encoded by the coding sequence ATGAACAGAAATTTTAGTAAATTCAATATTTCAATTCTTTCAGATTTTTATGAATACACTATGGCTCAAGGATATTTTAATGAAAATTTGGATAATAAAGTTACTTATTTTGACATTTTTTATAGAAAAAATCCTGATAGTGCTAGTTATGCAATTTTTGCTGGCTTAGAACATTTAACTGAAATACTTAATTCAATGAAATTTAATGATGAAGATATAGAATATTTTAAATCTTTAAATACTTTTGATGATAAATTTTTAAATTTTTTAAAAAACTTTAAATTTGAATGTGATATCTGGTCAGTTCCTGAAGGAAGTGTAATCTTTCCTTATGAACCTATAATGACCGTTAGAGGTCCTGCAGTTCAAGCTCAATTAATAGAAACAATAGCTTTATTAATAATAAATCATGAAAGTTTAATAGCAACTAAATCCAATAGAATAAAAAGAGCTGCTAAAGGTAGAGCTGTTATGGAATTTGGAGCAAGACGTGCACAGGGAATTGATGCTTCTGTATACGGAGCAAAAGCCTCTTATATTGCAGGTGTAGATGGTACTTCTAATGTATTAACTGGAAAATTATTTGATATTCCAGTTCTTGGTACTATGGCTCACTCTTGGGTACAAATGTTTGATACTGAATTGGAAGCTTTTAAAGCTTTTGCAAAATCTTTCCCAAATAATTGTGTCTTGCTTGTTGATACTTATAATACCTTACAATCAGGTATTCCAAATGCAATAAAAACTTTTGATGAAATTCTTAAACCTATGGGAATAAGGCCAAAAGGAATTAGACTTGACAGTGGTGACTTAGCCTATCTTTCAAAACAAGCTAGAAAAATGTTAGATGATGCTGGATATGAAGATGCACAAATTGTAGTTTCAAACTCACTAGACGAATATACTATTAGAGATTTATTACACCAAGGAGCTCAAATTGATTCATTTGGTATTGGTGAAAGACTTATAACTTCAAAAACTCATCCAGTTTTTGGTGGAGTTTATAAATTAGTAGCAATTGAAGAAGACGGAAAGATTATTCCAAAGATTAAAGTTTCAGAAAATGTTGATAAAATAACAACACCAGGGGTTAAAAATCTATATAGAATATATGATAAAAAGACAAAAAAAGCTGAAGCTGATTTAATTACTCTATTCGATGAAAAAATTGATGAAAGTAAACCAATTTCTATTTTTCATCCAATTTATACTTGGAAAACTACAACTTATGAAGATTATATCTTAAGACCAATGCTAAAACAAATTTTCAAAAATGGAGAGTTAATCTACAAACTTCCAGATATAAAAGAAATTAGAGAATATTGTGCAAGTGAAATTGAAAGTCTTTGGGATGAGTTTAAAAGATTTGATAATCCTCACATATATAAAGTCGATCTTTCAAAAGATTTATGGGAATTAAAAAATAATCTATTAAAAGAAACAATAAGAATATCTAAAAAAGCAAAAAAACAGAGTGAATAA